A single window of Halobacillus naozhouensis DNA harbors:
- the gltB gene encoding glutamate synthase large subunit has translation MQKNGYPIAQGLYHPDFEHEACGIGMIANIDGTKSHSIVENAVTILCNLEHRGGQAADISTGDGAGILTQIPHYFFEKQCEKEDIELPNEGEYGVGMLFLPYDHDKRMKCREMFEEIVEDEGQTFLGWRTVPVNDSFVGKDAKKTKPFIRQAFIAPSKGVKNRMDFERRLYIIRKRAETTIAKMDGFDDFYLSSLSTSTIVYKGMLIPEQMDSFYIDLNHPDYKTALALVHSRFSTNTFPSWKRSHPNRYTIHNGEFNTLRGNVNWMRARQELCESEHFSKEDLEKMLPIIDDEGSDSSMFDNAFEFLYLSGRSLAHTAMMMVPEPWANDESINEQKKDFYEYHSCLMEPWDGPAALAYTDGKQIGACLDRNGLRPARYYVTKGGMIVLGSEVGALDIFADDIEYKDRLHPGKMLLVDLEKGKIIPDEEIKMQIAGEQPYREWLDEYKWDLTDLPEPSHQLTSQVENLIDHQLAFGYTTEELNKILIPLVSDGKDPVGSMGYDSPLAVLSKKPQLLYSYFKQLFAQVTNPPIDAIREKIITMVETTIGAEGNLVDPQPESCRKIRLQTPILTNVELEKLRQQTLGGFEAETLSILFDTTGESEQMEQALESLFSQADQAIENGSTLLILSDRGIDENHAAIPALLAVSGLHHHLIRQGTRTKVSLLVESGEPREVHHFATLLGYGAEGINPYLAYESLGALIEKGDINVPSLEKAVDRYIHSVTDGVIKVLSKMGISTIQSYRGAQIFEAVGVHPDVIAKYFTRTASRLGGVGLDIIEKEVRMRHDRGFVDQRTSGQKLDAGDEFQYRGNGEDHQYNPKTIHTLQHACRTNDYQLFKKYSSLLTDETNNLQSLRGLISFKQRPSIPLEEVESVEDITRRFKTGAMSYGSISQEAHEALAIAMNRVGGRSNTGEGGEDPDRFTPDENGDSRRSSIKQVASGRFGVTSDYLVNADEIQIKIAQGAKPGEGGHLPGKKVYPWIAEVRGSTPGVELISPPPHHDIYSIEDLAELIHNLKNANPRARVSVKLVSAVGVGTIAAGVAKGRADLVLISGYDGGTGAAPRTSIKHTGLPWEIGLAETHQTLMLNRLRDRIVVETDGKMMTGRDIIVATLLGAEEYGFSTAPLVVLGCVMMRVCHLDTCPVGVATQNPELRKKFGGDPEHVANFMRFIAQEARELMAELGFRTINEMIGRTDVLQTNEAIDHWKAKGVDLSALLYQPEVDPSVGHYAMNKQDHGLDKTVDHEELIPLCKKALDHQEPVRSTGSIRNIHRVTGTTLGSEITRRYGAAGLPEDTIQLTFKGSAGQSFGAFIPRGMTLRLVGDANDYVGKGLSGGKIIVNPSRKSTFIPEENTIIGNVSLYGASSGEAYINGLAGERFCVRNSGAEVVVEGVGDHGCEYMTGGKAIVLGGTGRNFAAGMSGGVAYVLDDSEVAFEQKCNQELVYVQQLTDQQEIDELHELVRKHVNYTHSPKGQRILEDWEEIVPSFKRIIPKAYLEVQNRIKTLKDQGLSKFDAEMQAFEESKQEKKPVEA, from the coding sequence ATGCAGAAGAACGGCTATCCTATAGCACAAGGATTATATCATCCAGACTTTGAACATGAGGCCTGTGGTATTGGTATGATCGCAAATATAGATGGGACAAAATCACATAGCATTGTTGAAAATGCTGTAACGATTCTTTGTAACTTGGAACACCGTGGTGGCCAGGCTGCCGACATAAGTACAGGGGATGGAGCGGGAATATTAACGCAAATCCCTCATTATTTTTTCGAGAAACAGTGTGAAAAAGAAGATATTGAACTTCCGAATGAAGGCGAATATGGTGTAGGGATGTTATTCCTTCCCTATGATCATGATAAACGTATGAAGTGTAGAGAAATGTTTGAAGAGATTGTCGAAGATGAAGGGCAGACTTTCCTCGGATGGCGCACAGTGCCGGTTAACGACTCCTTTGTCGGCAAGGACGCAAAAAAGACGAAACCATTTATTCGTCAGGCCTTTATTGCTCCTAGTAAGGGAGTAAAGAATAGAATGGATTTTGAACGCAGGTTATATATTATTCGTAAGCGTGCTGAGACGACTATTGCTAAGATGGATGGTTTTGACGATTTTTATTTATCCAGTCTTTCAACTAGTACGATTGTCTATAAAGGGATGCTCATACCTGAACAAATGGATTCATTTTATATCGATTTAAATCATCCTGATTATAAGACTGCTCTTGCTTTAGTACATTCACGCTTTAGTACGAATACGTTCCCGAGCTGGAAACGTTCCCATCCTAACCGTTATACCATTCATAACGGTGAGTTTAATACTCTTAGAGGGAATGTGAACTGGATGAGGGCTCGCCAGGAGCTATGTGAGTCAGAGCACTTCAGTAAAGAAGATTTAGAAAAAATGCTCCCGATTATTGATGATGAGGGCAGTGATTCCTCGATGTTTGACAATGCATTTGAATTTCTTTACTTGTCCGGGCGTTCACTCGCTCATACAGCCATGATGATGGTACCAGAACCATGGGCAAACGATGAGTCGATCAATGAGCAGAAAAAAGATTTCTATGAGTACCATAGCTGTCTTATGGAGCCTTGGGATGGGCCTGCTGCACTGGCTTATACTGATGGAAAACAAATTGGTGCTTGTTTAGACCGAAATGGATTGAGACCAGCACGGTATTATGTTACAAAAGGCGGCATGATTGTCCTTGGTTCAGAAGTGGGAGCTTTAGATATTTTTGCTGATGACATTGAATATAAAGACCGTTTGCATCCAGGAAAAATGCTGCTGGTTGATTTAGAAAAAGGCAAAATTATCCCGGATGAAGAAATTAAAATGCAAATTGCTGGTGAACAACCATATAGAGAATGGCTTGATGAGTATAAATGGGATTTAACGGATTTGCCAGAACCTTCTCATCAGCTAACGTCACAGGTTGAGAATTTGATTGATCATCAATTGGCTTTCGGGTACACAACTGAGGAATTAAATAAAATATTGATCCCACTCGTTTCAGATGGAAAAGACCCAGTTGGTTCAATGGGATACGATTCTCCGCTCGCCGTGCTATCGAAAAAACCTCAACTTTTATATAGCTACTTTAAACAGCTTTTTGCCCAGGTTACGAACCCACCGATTGATGCCATTCGTGAGAAAATCATCACCATGGTTGAAACGACAATTGGAGCGGAAGGGAACCTCGTGGACCCACAGCCGGAAAGTTGTAGAAAAATCAGACTGCAAACGCCTATTTTAACAAATGTGGAATTGGAAAAGCTTCGTCAACAGACACTTGGTGGTTTCGAAGCGGAAACACTTTCTATTTTATTTGATACAACAGGTGAATCTGAGCAAATGGAACAAGCCCTTGAGTCGCTATTTTCTCAGGCTGATCAAGCTATCGAAAATGGCTCGACCCTGTTGATATTGTCAGATCGTGGCATTGATGAAAACCATGCGGCGATTCCTGCATTACTAGCTGTTTCAGGATTGCACCACCACTTAATTCGTCAAGGAACAAGAACGAAGGTCAGCCTGCTGGTTGAATCTGGTGAGCCTCGCGAGGTTCATCATTTCGCCACACTGCTTGGTTATGGGGCAGAAGGAATCAATCCATATTTAGCCTATGAATCACTTGGTGCTCTAATTGAAAAGGGAGATATAAACGTCCCTTCCTTAGAGAAGGCTGTAGATCGTTACATTCATTCCGTCACAGACGGGGTCATTAAAGTTCTTTCTAAAATGGGAATATCAACTATCCAAAGTTACCGTGGAGCGCAAATATTCGAAGCTGTAGGGGTTCACCCTGATGTGATCGCCAAGTATTTCACGCGAACAGCTTCCCGTTTAGGCGGAGTCGGCTTAGATATTATTGAAAAAGAGGTACGTATGCGTCACGACCGCGGTTTTGTCGATCAAAGAACCAGTGGACAGAAACTTGATGCAGGCGATGAGTTCCAGTATCGGGGAAATGGTGAAGACCATCAATATAATCCAAAAACCATTCATACCCTGCAGCATGCATGCCGTACAAATGACTATCAACTTTTTAAAAAATATTCGAGTCTTCTCACGGATGAAACGAATAATTTACAGTCACTGAGAGGATTAATCTCCTTTAAGCAGCGTCCATCTATCCCTCTTGAAGAGGTAGAGTCAGTTGAAGATATTACGAGAAGGTTTAAAACAGGTGCAATGTCTTATGGATCAATTAGTCAGGAAGCCCATGAAGCACTGGCCATCGCGATGAACCGTGTAGGGGGCCGCAGTAATACTGGTGAAGGTGGAGAGGACCCTGATCGCTTTACTCCGGATGAAAACGGGGATTCACGCCGAAGCTCGATAAAACAGGTCGCTTCAGGCCGATTTGGGGTGACGAGCGATTACCTTGTCAATGCCGACGAGATTCAAATTAAGATCGCTCAAGGGGCGAAACCAGGCGAAGGTGGACACCTTCCTGGCAAAAAGGTTTACCCGTGGATTGCCGAAGTACGCGGATCAACCCCTGGTGTTGAACTGATTTCACCGCCGCCTCATCACGATATTTATTCGATTGAAGATTTGGCTGAGCTGATTCACAACTTGAAAAATGCAAATCCGAGGGCACGTGTCAGTGTGAAACTTGTTTCCGCTGTTGGTGTGGGCACGATCGCCGCTGGTGTTGCCAAAGGACGAGCAGATCTTGTCTTAATCAGTGGTTATGACGGGGGAACCGGGGCTGCACCACGAACAAGTATCAAGCATACAGGACTGCCGTGGGAAATCGGCTTAGCTGAGACCCATCAAACCTTGATGCTTAATCGTTTACGGGATCGAATCGTTGTTGAAACAGATGGAAAAATGATGACAGGCAGAGATATTATTGTTGCCACTCTGCTCGGGGCGGAAGAGTACGGATTTTCTACAGCGCCACTTGTGGTGCTAGGCTGTGTGATGATGCGCGTTTGTCATCTTGACACATGTCCTGTAGGCGTTGCTACTCAAAACCCGGAACTAAGAAAGAAATTCGGCGGTGACCCGGAACATGTGGCCAACTTTATGCGGTTTATTGCTCAGGAAGCCAGAGAATTAATGGCTGAACTTGGTTTTAGAACGATTAATGAAATGATCGGACGAACTGATGTCCTTCAAACGAATGAAGCGATTGATCATTGGAAAGCCAAAGGTGTAGATTTATCTGCTTTGCTTTATCAGCCGGAGGTTGATCCCAGTGTAGGACATTACGCCATGAATAAACAGGATCATGGCTTAGATAAGACAGTGGACCATGAAGAGCTCATCCCGTTATGCAAAAAGGCACTAGATCACCAGGAGCCGGTTCGCAGCACGGGTTCGATTAGGAACATCCATCGTGTAACGGGAACCACGCTTGGCAGTGAAATTACTAGGCGTTATGGTGCTGCTGGTTTACCAGAAGATACGATCCAATTGACGTTTAAAGGCTCTGCCGGACAAAGTTTCGGTGCATTTATCCCTCGAGGTATGACCCTTAGACTTGTAGGAGATGCCAATGATTACGTTGGGAAAGGTTTATCTGGCGGAAAAATTATCGTCAATCCATCAAGGAAGTCAACTTTTATCCCAGAAGAAAATACCATTATCGGTAATGTATCGCTTTATGGAGCGTCATCTGGTGAAGCGTACATCAACGGACTGGCTGGTGAGCGCTTCTGCGTCAGAAACAGCGGGGCAGAGGTTGTTGTAGAAGGTGTTGGAGACCATGGCTGTGAGTATATGACAGGCGGTAAAGCCATTGTTCTTGGCGGCACAGGTCGGAATTTTGCGGCTGGTATGTCTGGCGGAGTCGCTTATGTACTAGATGATTCAGAAGTGGCTTTTGAGCAGAAATGTAATCAGGAGCTAGTGTACGTACAACAGCTTACTGACCAGCAGGAAATTGATGAATTGCATGAACTAGTTCGAAAACATGTGAATTACACTCACAGTCCCAAAGGGCAGCGAATCCTTGAAGACTGGGAGGAAATCGTGCCAAGTTTTAAACGTATCATCCCGAAAGCTTACCTTGAAGTACAAAATCGAATCAAAACATTAAAGGACCAGGGATTGAGTAAGTTTGATGCCGAAATGCAAGCATTCGAAGAGAGTAAACAAGAGAAGAAACCTGTAGAAGCTTAA
- a CDS encoding P1 family peptidase, with protein sequence MHDQKRIRDYGVIIGKLPTGYYNSITDIDEVTVGHVTLSHEEMQTGVTAILPHQGNLFKEKLIASSHILNGFGKTIGTIQMNELGTLETPIVLTNTLNIGTAALALTKYMMAENPEVGRTTGTLNPIVGECNDMYLNDIRAQFVEEHHVLTALAHTSSEFQEGAIGAGTGMVSYSLKGGIGTASRQMDLGHGTYTLGVLVLTNFGMLSDLRINGRAIGQELKKVILPLAEEKDKGSIMVITATDLPVSERQLHRIIKRSVTGLSRTGSTISNGSGDVIIGFSTATKIPRERPPHCLTLPMIHEEDIDLAFRAVGEATEEAVLNALITAPPKTGRDGNESPALSDLLTTYSITL encoded by the coding sequence ATGCATGACCAAAAAAGAATTCGGGATTATGGTGTTATTATCGGAAAGTTACCCACAGGATACTACAATTCAATCACAGATATAGACGAAGTCACAGTTGGTCACGTCACATTAAGCCATGAGGAAATGCAAACAGGCGTTACCGCTATCCTCCCCCATCAAGGAAATCTATTTAAAGAAAAATTGATCGCCTCCAGCCATATTTTAAATGGATTTGGCAAAACAATCGGTACGATTCAAATGAATGAACTAGGCACTCTTGAAACACCAATTGTATTAACTAACACGTTAAATATAGGCACAGCAGCCTTAGCTCTGACGAAATACATGATGGCTGAAAACCCTGAAGTTGGCCGGACAACAGGAACACTCAACCCGATAGTAGGGGAATGTAATGATATGTATCTTAATGATATCCGTGCTCAATTCGTAGAAGAACATCACGTTCTCACAGCATTGGCTCACACCTCTTCTGAGTTTCAAGAAGGTGCAATCGGTGCTGGAACAGGTATGGTAAGTTATTCACTAAAAGGTGGGATTGGAACAGCTTCAAGACAAATGGACCTGGGGCATGGCACTTATACACTCGGGGTATTAGTCCTGACAAACTTTGGAATGCTGAGCGATTTAAGAATTAATGGAAGAGCAATTGGACAAGAATTGAAAAAGGTCATTCTTCCACTCGCTGAAGAAAAGGACAAAGGGTCGATTATGGTGATCACAGCTACAGATCTCCCCGTGTCCGAAAGACAGTTGCATCGAATCATCAAACGTTCTGTAACTGGACTATCCCGGACTGGATCAACCATTTCGAATGGGAGCGGAGATGTGATTATCGGATTTTCTACCGCTACAAAAATCCCTCGTGAAAGGCCGCCTCACTGTCTCACCTTGCCAATGATTCATGAGGAAGACATAGACTTAGCGTTCAGGGCAGTAGGAGAAGCAACGGAAGAAGCTGTACTGAATGCATTAATTACGGCTCCCCCTAAAACTGGAAGAGATGGGAATGAAAGTCCGGCATTATCAGACTTACTTACAACATATTCTATTACTTTATAA
- the purU gene encoding formyltetrahydrofolate deformylase, which yields MKSYIQEHIDAFIEKNKNKGRLLIKCPDQPGIVSAMSLFLKQNGANIIESNQFTTDHEGGTFFIRMEFECPDLQEKGQRLENQFREIAESFSMDWEIHFLHDVKKTAIFVSKELHCLRELLLEWQSGDLMTDVVVVISNHEECRGIVESFNIPFYYIPANKDIRKEVEAKQLQLLEDYEVDLIVLARYMQILTPEFVAAHKAQIINIHHSFLPAFIGANPHKRAFERGVKLIGATAHYVTNDLDEGPIIEQDIIRVNHRDNVEDLKKKGRSVERSVLARGVKWALEDRIIVYENKTIVL from the coding sequence ATGAAATCATATATTCAAGAGCATATCGATGCTTTCATAGAAAAAAATAAAAACAAAGGAAGGCTGCTCATTAAATGTCCTGATCAACCAGGAATTGTATCGGCCATGTCGTTGTTTTTAAAGCAAAACGGCGCTAACATAATTGAATCTAATCAATTTACAACGGACCATGAGGGTGGAACATTTTTTATTCGTATGGAATTTGAATGTCCTGACTTGCAAGAAAAAGGCCAAAGGCTAGAGAATCAATTCCGAGAAATTGCCGAATCATTTTCAATGGATTGGGAGATTCATTTCCTTCATGATGTCAAAAAAACCGCTATTTTTGTATCCAAAGAACTTCATTGTTTACGTGAACTTTTGCTGGAATGGCAAAGTGGGGACCTGATGACGGATGTTGTCGTTGTGATAAGTAATCATGAGGAATGCCGTGGGATTGTAGAATCCTTCAACATTCCCTTCTATTATATTCCTGCAAACAAGGACATCCGCAAAGAAGTAGAGGCAAAGCAGCTTCAGCTATTAGAGGACTACGAAGTTGATTTGATCGTGCTTGCCCGTTATATGCAAATTCTAACACCTGAGTTTGTAGCAGCACATAAGGCGCAAATTATAAATATCCATCACTCTTTCTTGCCAGCCTTCATTGGAGCTAATCCTCATAAGCGTGCTTTTGAACGAGGCGTAAAATTGATTGGGGCTACTGCCCATTATGTGACGAATGACTTGGACGAGGGACCGATTATTGAACAGGATATTATTCGTGTTAACCATCGGGATAACGTAGAAGATTTGAAAAAGAAAGGGCGGTCCGTTGAACGTAGTGTGTTGGCCCGTGGAGTGAAATGGGCATTAGAAGATCGTATAATCGTTTATGAGAATAAGACAATTGTTCTGTAA
- a CDS encoding sigma-54 interaction domain-containing protein, with protein MLSVRGEYKDELFETILENAYHCFVVVDRNGVVTYMNKTYCRFLEVYESEVIGKHVTDVIENTRMHIVASTGKEEIADLQFIRGNHMVANRIPVMSGEKVVGAVGTVLFRDTKEWMVLNSHIKDLLLELEFYREQMKSHHGVVYSLHDIAANSPKMVQIKETVKQIAPGDVSILLNGESGTGKELFAHSIHLLSERHTKPFVKVNCAAIPENLIESELFGYKEGAFTGAKKGGKLGKFQLADGGTLFLDEIGDMPLNAQVKLLRVLQEKEVEAVGAVHPQKIDIRIVAATNKSLERLVEEKRFREDLFYRVNVIQIDIPPLRERSEDIAMLAEFFLQKVTDRTGKRVTEFTSEVVERLKQYKWQGNVRELENVVEAAVHLCHSSTITMADLPGYLQSPTLSSVEGLTLKEIIQNTEQKAIENTLQQTDGNKLEAARRLGLSKSSFYEKLKKHQI; from the coding sequence GTGTTAAGTGTAAGAGGCGAATATAAAGACGAGCTTTTTGAAACTATTCTGGAAAATGCCTATCATTGTTTTGTAGTAGTGGACCGTAATGGTGTTGTGACGTATATGAACAAAACGTACTGCAGGTTTCTGGAGGTTTATGAATCTGAGGTTATTGGCAAGCACGTAACAGATGTGATCGAAAACACTCGTATGCACATTGTCGCAAGTACTGGCAAGGAGGAAATAGCTGACCTTCAGTTTATTCGTGGCAATCACATGGTTGCCAACCGGATTCCTGTAATGTCAGGGGAGAAAGTAGTTGGCGCAGTAGGAACTGTATTGTTCCGGGATACAAAAGAGTGGATGGTGTTAAATAGTCACATCAAAGACTTATTGTTAGAGCTTGAGTTCTACCGGGAGCAGATGAAGAGTCATCATGGTGTTGTGTACTCGCTTCATGATATTGCTGCTAATTCTCCTAAAATGGTACAAATTAAGGAAACTGTGAAACAAATTGCCCCTGGTGATGTGTCCATTTTATTAAATGGGGAAAGTGGTACAGGAAAAGAATTATTTGCGCATAGCATTCATCTGCTGAGTGAACGCCATACGAAACCGTTTGTAAAGGTGAATTGTGCAGCCATTCCGGAGAATTTAATTGAATCAGAATTATTCGGTTATAAAGAGGGTGCCTTTACAGGAGCGAAAAAGGGAGGGAAGTTGGGAAAGTTTCAGCTGGCAGATGGTGGAACGCTTTTTCTAGACGAAATTGGGGATATGCCTCTAAACGCCCAAGTAAAACTGTTGAGAGTCCTGCAGGAAAAAGAAGTCGAAGCGGTGGGCGCGGTTCACCCACAAAAGATAGATATAAGAATTGTAGCGGCTACCAATAAATCACTTGAAAGACTAGTAGAAGAAAAACGGTTTCGAGAGGATTTATTTTATCGTGTTAATGTGATACAAATCGATATTCCTCCTTTAAGAGAAAGATCTGAAGACATTGCGATGCTGGCCGAATTCTTTCTGCAGAAGGTTACGGATCGAACCGGGAAAAGGGTGACGGAATTCACCTCTGAAGTTGTGGAGCGACTGAAGCAGTACAAATGGCAGGGAAATGTGCGGGAACTTGAGAATGTAGTAGAGGCTGCTGTACATTTATGTCATTCTTCCACTATTACAATGGCTGATTTACCGGGATATCTGCAATCCCCTACTCTGTCATCAGTCGAAGGGTTGACGTTAAAGGAAATCATACAAAATACAGAACAAAAAGCAATTGAAAATACGTTGCAGCAAACTGACGGGAATAAATTAGAAGCTGCTCGTCGATTAGGCTTAAGTAAATCGAGCTTTTATGAAAAACTAAAGAAACACCAAATATAA